The region AACCCCTGGAGCAGCACATGTTCATCACCGTTCTGGAACGCTCGCTGTCGCTTGCGCAGCACAATATCGGCACGCTGCTGCGGACCGGCTGGGCCTATATCCTGGTGCTCATTGCGCTGAATTTCGCGATCGGCGCGGCGATGATGCCGGAAAGCGGCTTCACGACGGTGTCCTACATGACCGAGCCCGTCGCGGCCGTTGATGAAGGGGCACTGCGGGGGCTGGCGATCATCGCCAATCTGCTGGTCGGCTTTTCGATCGCCATCGCCTATGTGCGGAGGATCCTGATCGATGCCCGCGACTTTCCGCTGACTTTCGAAACCCGCACTCTCAGGGTGATCCTCAACCAGGTGATCCTCGCCCTGATCGGTGCCCTGTCCCTGGTGCCGCTGGCGATCGTGGCGCTGATCGTTGCGGCCATGACGGCGGGTGTCGGCCTGCTGCTTTTCGTCCTGGCCCCGTTCATCGCGCTGATGGTGGTCCAGCGCTTCTCGGTCATTCTGCCCGCGGCCGCGGTCGACGATCCGCTGGGTTTGAAGGAAAGCTGGCGGGCGACGTCCGGTCTCGGCTGGGCCATGGCCTTCTCTGCGCTGGTGATGAGCCTGCTTGCGGGATTTCTCGTGTTGGTCTGGGTGGTCACGCTGAACATCAGCGACCGCCTGCTGCCGGCAAACGATCTCTGGCAGCAGATCCACTCGGCGGTCCTGCCGATGGGGACCATGCTGATCCTGACCTGGATTTTCGCCAGCCTGCACGCGACCTTCTACGGCCTCATCCGGGAACGTTTCGCGCGGCAACTGGGTTTGCGCTCTTCTGACTATGCGAAGGCCGACGAACGGCGGACGGCCGCAAGGGCGCGTGCCCTCAAGGCGCTGCACGGGGCGCAGCGCCTGAACCGCCGCTGATCGCTCCCGTGCAGCGGAACCTGTCCTGGATTTAATCAATCCGATGTTGCGGTGCGGCGAGAACTGGTGAAATGATGGGCCGGAATTTGGTTCAGTCATCGGGAGATCGTTCATGCTTGCCAACAAGACCGCCGTCATCACCGGGTCCACCTCCGGGATCGGGCTCGGCTGCGCCCGTGCCTTTGCGGAAAAAGGCGCCAACGTCGTCATCAACGGCCTGGGCGATGCGGACGAGATCGAAAAGACCCGGGTGGCCATCGAGGCGGATTTCGGCGTCCGCTGCATCTATTCGCCCGCCAACATGCTGAACGGCGAGGAGATCGCCGGCATGATCGCCGATGCCGAAAAGGAATTCGGCGCCGTCGACATCCTGGTCAACAATGCCGGCATCCAGTTCGTCTCTCCGGTCGACGAGTTTCCGATCGACAAGTGGGATGCCATCATCGCGATCAACCTCACCTCCGCCTTCCATGCCATCCGGGCCGTGCTGCCGGGCATGAAAAAACGGGGCTGGGGCCGGATCGTCAACACCGCCTCGGCGCACGCGCTGGTCGCCTCACCCTACAAATCCGCCTACGTGGCGGCCAAGCACGGCATTGCGGGCCTCACCAAGACGGTGGCGCTGGAGGTGGCTCAACAGGGCATCACCGTCAACGCGATCTGCCCGGGCTATGTCTGGACGCCGCTGGTGGAAGCGCAGATCCCCGACACGATGAAGGCGCGCAACATGACCGAGGAGCAGGTCAAGAACGACGTCATGCTGGCCGCGCAGCCGACCAAGAAATTCGTCACCATCGAACAGGTCGCCGGATATGCCGTGTTCCTGTGCTCCGACACGGCGGCCTCGATCACCGGATCGATCCTGCCCATCGACGGCGGCTGGACCGCGCACTAGGGTACGGACCCACAAATGAGGACGAAATGGCATGAGAAATGGCTTCACCCCGCTTCGTCAGCGCGCTTGACCGGGCACACGGCCCGCTCTGCGCACCCTTTCTAACGGCGTTTCGCCATTTCTCATGCCATTTCGTCCTCATTTGTGGGTCCGCACCCTGGTCTTTCTGCGGCCTTCACACCAACCAGGAAGGAGGGCCGCAGTGGCGGACCCCAAGAAGATAAACCTCGCCCTTCAGGGTGGCGGCGCCCATGGCGCCTTCACCTGGGGGTGCTGGACCGGTTCCTGGAAGACAAACGGCTCAAGATCGATGCCATCACGGGAACCTCCGCGGGGGCCATGAACGCGGTGGTTCTTGCCAGCGGCATGGAGGCGGACGGCGAAAAAGGCGCCCGCCGGCAGCTGGAGGACTTCTGGCGCAGTGTCAGCGATCACGCGCGTTACAGCCCGATCAGGCGCTCGCCGCTCGATGTGCTTCTGGGCCGGTGGAGCCTC is a window of Roseibium salinum DNA encoding:
- a CDS encoding 4-hydroxy-3-methylbut-2-en-1-yl diphosphate synthase: MLASYRQIGILPDAGSKPLEQHMFITVLERSLSLAQHNIGTLLRTGWAYILVLIALNFAIGAAMMPESGFTTVSYMTEPVAAVDEGALRGLAIIANLLVGFSIAIAYVRRILIDARDFPLTFETRTLRVILNQVILALIGALSLVPLAIVALIVAAMTAGVGLLLFVLAPFIALMVVQRFSVILPAAAVDDPLGLKESWRATSGLGWAMAFSALVMSLLAGFLVLVWVVTLNISDRLLPANDLWQQIHSAVLPMGTMLILTWIFASLHATFYGLIRERFARQLGLRSSDYAKADERRTAARARALKALHGAQRLNRR
- a CDS encoding 3-hydroxybutyrate dehydrogenase: MLANKTAVITGSTSGIGLGCARAFAEKGANVVINGLGDADEIEKTRVAIEADFGVRCIYSPANMLNGEEIAGMIADAEKEFGAVDILVNNAGIQFVSPVDEFPIDKWDAIIAINLTSAFHAIRAVLPGMKKRGWGRIVNTASAHALVASPYKSAYVAAKHGIAGLTKTVALEVAQQGITVNAICPGYVWTPLVEAQIPDTMKARNMTEEQVKNDVMLAAQPTKKFVTIEQVAGYAVFLCSDTAASITGSILPIDGGWTAH